A region from the Lentisphaera profundi genome encodes:
- a CDS encoding purple acid phosphatase family protein, translating into MSIQRRDFLKGLTSIAAIASLPLNASASKKANVEQHWLSVAPYLQNPGADEMTIMWQTSSASFSRVEYGLTQDLGQVAHSFINGQKQANNTLNSIRITELTPGQSYFYRCVSKEIISYEPYEVKFGTEHFTELKSFRCLDPNASDDFSVIFFNDLHDNLKLTQDLTRNNPAKDFSFSVFNGDCFNDPMGEEAVLDSLCVYNESVDAANIPPLYIRGNHEIRGAYARNLPQHFANPGNSLYYSFTHAGVRFVVLDTGEDKPDDNEGYSGLNHFEPFIIEQAAWLKEEIASNQFKEARFRVLIHHIPLYGNDKTYSGDYNIGKTHWGEMLKDAAVDLAISGHTHTHKIHKVGDEGNPYPVVIGGGRRDSSGTLTSLAFTQEQIQIKMYGSKGQILRQYNIMERS; encoded by the coding sequence ATGTCTATTCAACGACGTGATTTTTTGAAAGGACTTACATCGATAGCGGCAATAGCAAGCCTACCGCTAAATGCCTCAGCTAGTAAAAAAGCCAATGTTGAGCAGCATTGGCTAAGTGTAGCACCTTATTTGCAAAATCCGGGTGCGGATGAAATGACAATTATGTGGCAGACTTCATCAGCTAGCTTTAGTCGTGTAGAATATGGCCTAACACAGGACTTAGGGCAGGTTGCCCACAGTTTTATAAATGGTCAAAAACAGGCGAATAATACCCTGAACTCAATTCGGATCACAGAATTAACACCCGGGCAAAGTTATTTTTATCGATGTGTATCCAAAGAAATTATTTCCTATGAACCCTATGAAGTAAAATTCGGAACGGAGCACTTCACCGAGCTTAAATCTTTTCGTTGCCTAGATCCTAATGCAAGCGACGATTTTTCAGTTATTTTTTTTAATGACCTTCATGATAATCTTAAATTAACTCAAGATCTAACGCGTAATAATCCTGCTAAAGACTTCAGTTTCTCTGTTTTCAATGGTGATTGTTTCAACGATCCCATGGGTGAAGAAGCGGTATTGGACTCCCTTTGTGTTTATAATGAAAGCGTCGACGCAGCAAATATTCCTCCCTTATATATACGTGGGAACCATGAAATTCGTGGAGCTTATGCAAGAAATTTACCTCAGCATTTTGCTAACCCGGGGAATAGTCTTTATTACTCGTTTACTCATGCGGGAGTACGTTTTGTAGTCTTAGATACGGGTGAAGATAAGCCGGATGATAATGAAGGCTATTCAGGTTTGAATCATTTTGAGCCATTTATTATTGAGCAGGCGGCCTGGTTGAAAGAAGAAATTGCCTCAAATCAATTTAAGGAAGCTCGTTTTCGAGTTTTGATCCACCACATACCTCTTTATGGTAATGATAAGACCTATAGCGGTGATTATAATATTGGTAAAACGCATTGGGGAGAGATGCTGAAAGACGCAGCAGTTGATCTGGCAATATCAGGGCACACCCATACCCATAAAATCCACAAAGTGGGTGATGAAGGCAACCCTTATCCAGTGGTGATTGGTGGCGGACGCAGGGATTCATCAGGAACACTGACTTCACTAGCTTTTACGCAAGAACAAATTCAGATAAAAATGTATGGCAGCAAAGGGCAAATATTGCGACAATATAATATCATGGAACGTTCATGA
- a CDS encoding endonuclease/exonuclease/phosphatase family protein yields the protein MKNLGLILSIFLFLSCSGIKKSPTENLNIMSFNIRVGSADDGKDHWDKRKKLVYDLIKHENPDIYGVQEALEFQMQALQKNVPTYSRLGLARGTKGNNELSAIFYKKEKYQVLNHGTFWLSDTPEKASTSWGNHTFRICTWAHFKTKNSGKDFYLFNTHWDHLSKNSHLKSAALILSRIKALKSKSPCFITGDFNVGENSPAINLIKDSGFADSFRLVHPKTTQVGTFNAFKEQRDGPKIDYIFVSPNVEVLEAQIIRQAKGHPAPSDHFPVSANFRF from the coding sequence ATGAAAAATCTCGGCCTAATTTTAAGCATTTTTTTATTCCTTTCTTGTTCGGGAATTAAAAAATCTCCAACAGAAAATTTAAATATCATGTCATTTAATATTCGCGTTGGATCCGCTGATGATGGTAAAGACCATTGGGACAAACGCAAAAAGCTGGTTTATGATCTTATTAAGCATGAAAATCCGGATATCTACGGCGTTCAAGAAGCACTCGAATTTCAAATGCAGGCACTTCAAAAAAATGTCCCTACCTACAGCAGACTTGGTCTTGCTCGTGGCACTAAGGGCAATAATGAGTTAAGTGCTATTTTTTATAAAAAGGAAAAATACCAAGTCCTCAATCATGGTACGTTTTGGCTCTCCGATACTCCTGAAAAAGCCAGTACTTCCTGGGGCAACCATACTTTCCGGATATGCACCTGGGCTCATTTCAAAACAAAAAATTCCGGTAAAGATTTCTACCTTTTTAATACTCATTGGGATCACCTCTCAAAAAACTCACACCTCAAGTCCGCCGCACTCATCCTAAGTCGTATCAAAGCCCTCAAGTCGAAGTCGCCCTGCTTTATTACTGGTGATTTTAACGTGGGTGAAAATAGCCCTGCAATCAACTTGATTAAAGATTCAGGATTTGCCGATAGCTTCCGCTTAGTCCATCCCAAAACTACTCAAGTCGGTACTTTTAATGCTTTCAAAGAACAGCGCGATGGCCCTAAAATAGATTATATATTTGTTTCCCCCAATGTAGAAGTTCTCGAGGCTCAAATCATCCGCCAAGCCAAAGGTCACCCCGCCCCCTCCGACCACTTCCCGGTCAGTGCTAATTTTCGATTTTAG
- a CDS encoding glycoside hydrolase family 88 protein, with translation MKKVLALLAILIGIYFPNEAQANIKSKEFIKAITDKVDAYQFAHLSKSSNDNWIRGTYYSGVMAVFQSTGDKRYLEKSIKWGEDLGWKIPGIASGVYGSGFYSMACSQIWMECYFETKQEYMLKPTIDYINSPNYSNPVSDPLRWYYENAGLRFVDGLYTSPPALAMLNKITGEEKYLDWMDGCFWDIYGVLYDKDEGLFYRDTRYIKGTQEKIDARYIRPDSIAHKEARRTFMYQETVNGKKVLWSRGNGWAFGGISRILKYMPKDHGSYPRYKALYVRMATELKKRQQPDGFWRPNLDDPEDIDLKESSGTCFFTYGIAWGINNGILPRDEFLPVIEKSWPAIVSIISDEGIVQWGQLPAGAPYKVIKEDTHEYVTGMFLLAASELYKLWE, from the coding sequence ATGAAAAAAGTATTAGCTCTTTTAGCAATTTTAATCGGAATTTATTTCCCAAATGAAGCTCAGGCAAACATAAAATCTAAAGAGTTTATAAAAGCCATCACGGACAAGGTTGATGCTTATCAATTTGCACATTTATCCAAGTCATCAAATGATAACTGGATAAGAGGTACATACTATTCCGGTGTTATGGCAGTCTTCCAATCAACAGGAGATAAAAGGTATTTAGAAAAAAGTATAAAATGGGGAGAAGACTTAGGCTGGAAAATCCCTGGTATTGCTTCGGGGGTCTATGGTAGCGGTTTCTACTCGATGGCTTGTAGCCAGATTTGGATGGAATGTTATTTCGAAACAAAGCAAGAATATATGCTTAAACCTACAATTGATTATATTAATAGTCCCAATTATTCCAATCCGGTCTCCGATCCTTTGAGATGGTACTATGAAAATGCGGGTCTGCGTTTTGTCGATGGCTTGTACACCTCTCCTCCAGCTCTGGCAATGCTGAATAAAATTACCGGTGAAGAAAAATATTTAGATTGGATGGATGGATGTTTCTGGGATATTTACGGCGTACTCTATGATAAAGATGAAGGTTTGTTTTATAGGGATACTCGATACATAAAAGGAACACAAGAAAAAATTGACGCTCGTTATATTCGCCCAGATTCTATTGCTCATAAGGAAGCGAGAAGAACTTTTATGTATCAAGAAACTGTCAATGGTAAAAAAGTACTCTGGTCCAGAGGCAATGGTTGGGCTTTTGGGGGCATAAGTAGGATATTAAAATATATGCCTAAAGATCATGGTAGTTACCCACGATACAAAGCCTTATATGTACGCATGGCGACGGAATTAAAAAAACGTCAACAGCCTGATGGTTTTTGGAGACCTAATTTGGATGATCCAGAAGATATTGATCTAAAAGAGAGTAGTGGGACATGCTTTTTTACCTACGGCATTGCTTGGGGCATAAATAATGGAATTCTTCCTAGAGATGAGTTTTTACCCGTAATTGAAAAATCTTGGCCAGCAATCGTTTCTATCATAAGTGATGAAGGCATTGTGCAGTGGGGCCAACTACCTGCCGGAGCTCCCTACAAAGTCATCAAAGAAGATACCCATGAGTATGTTACCGGTATGTTCCTATTGGCGGCAAGTGAGCTTTATAAGTTGTGGGAGTAG
- a CDS encoding Gfo/Idh/MocA family protein, whose product MTKILLLFITLLASCVGTDKPPTSPKVLNSSSAIDKKPLRIAIIGLVHDHVHWMMLNRKKIGDIEIVAIVEANQELVKKYSQKYGFSTDIVFNTIEEMLAHIKPEAVTAFNMTSEHLKVVEACAPLGIHIMLEKPLATSLVDAKKMFNLANQYQVQLLTNYETSWYPSIRETYRLIHQENLIGEIRRIIINVGNRGPIEVGCKAEFIEWLIDPKFNGAGALADFGCYGTNLATWFMKGAPPTRVNCLTQQFKPELYPKVDDDATLILTYPKAQVIIQASWHWSLNRKDIEIYGSKGHIICKNSKDMIIMKYGQGDARSQVAPPLDPGLYDGFAYLRKVIRENDPVRPFSPSALDNNLLVMRVYEAAKQSSETAQTIYFKTFESTLK is encoded by the coding sequence ATGACTAAAATCCTACTACTCTTCATTACCCTACTCGCCAGTTGTGTCGGAACTGATAAGCCACCTACTTCTCCTAAAGTATTAAATAGTTCTTCTGCTATAGACAAAAAACCTCTACGGATCGCTATTATTGGTTTAGTCCATGATCATGTTCATTGGATGATGTTAAATAGGAAAAAAATCGGTGATATTGAAATCGTCGCTATAGTTGAAGCTAATCAAGAACTCGTCAAAAAGTATTCACAAAAATACGGGTTTTCTACTGATATCGTATTTAACACTATCGAAGAGATGTTAGCACATATAAAACCTGAGGCTGTCACCGCTTTCAACATGACTTCTGAGCATCTCAAAGTCGTTGAGGCCTGCGCCCCACTCGGCATTCATATTATGCTTGAAAAGCCACTAGCGACCTCTCTCGTCGACGCCAAGAAAATGTTCAACTTGGCTAATCAATACCAAGTTCAATTATTGACTAATTATGAAACTTCTTGGTATCCTAGCATACGCGAAACCTACAGACTCATCCATCAAGAAAATCTCATAGGTGAGATCCGTAGGATTATCATTAATGTCGGCAATCGCGGTCCCATTGAAGTTGGCTGTAAAGCAGAATTTATTGAATGGCTTATTGACCCTAAGTTTAATGGTGCAGGCGCACTCGCAGATTTTGGCTGTTATGGCACAAATCTAGCTACTTGGTTTATGAAAGGAGCTCCCCCTACACGCGTCAACTGCCTTACACAGCAGTTCAAGCCTGAACTTTATCCAAAAGTAGATGATGATGCCACGCTTATACTGACTTATCCTAAAGCACAAGTTATTATCCAAGCTTCGTGGCACTGGTCCCTCAACCGTAAAGATATTGAGATCTACGGTTCAAAAGGACATATAATCTGTAAGAATAGTAAGGACATGATCATCATGAAATATGGTCAGGGCGATGCTCGCTCACAAGTGGCACCGCCTTTAGATCCTGGTCTTTACGATGGCTTTGCCTACCTTCGTAAAGTCATTAGAGAAAACGATCCCGTCAGACCTTTTTCTCCTTCTGCACTCGATAATAATTTATTGGTCATGCGCGTTTATGAAGCGGCCAAGCAATCTTCCGAAACGGCTCAAACCATTTATTTCAAGACTTTTGAAAGTACCTTAAAATAG
- a CDS encoding Gfo/Idh/MocA family oxidoreductase, whose translation MGLNFSRRNFLKTSALVAGASTVGGCTSGPLTLGKSNMCGFAAPKIDKIRVAIIGLGNRGSAAVQRLMKIADLEIVALSDLREAQVKKSNQLLIDAGLKPAKEFHAGPDDYKKICEMDIDLVYCCTSWEYHTPIAVYAMKHGSHTATELPAGKTIDELWELVETSEATKKHCMMLENTCYDFFELNSLNMVRHGVFGEITHAEGAYIHTIVKYISGETESYYKNWRLDENTGVHGSLYPTHGLGPVAQCMNINRGNQFDYMVSMSSQEAAFSEFTRQHKRPDLLRENYRGDMNTSIIKTTLGQTIMVQHDVSTPRPYSRIHMLQGSRGMLRKYPREEYALISDHDGHGWLDEEAKNALEEKYKHPLIKTMGDIAQKVGGHGGMDFMMDYRLIYCLKNGLALDQDVYDAASWSSIIPLSIDSVAKRSASLDVPDFTRGNWKTNKPLGIVDVNPKKLRLHDTTQAKGQLNVH comes from the coding sequence ATGGGCTTAAACTTTTCTAGACGAAACTTCTTAAAAACTTCCGCACTTGTTGCTGGTGCTAGCACTGTAGGCGGCTGTACATCTGGCCCCCTTACTCTCGGGAAATCCAATATGTGTGGCTTTGCAGCACCCAAAATCGATAAAATTCGCGTGGCAATCATTGGCTTGGGGAATCGTGGCTCAGCTGCGGTTCAACGTCTCATGAAAATTGCTGATCTCGAAATTGTTGCCTTGAGTGACTTGCGTGAAGCACAAGTCAAAAAATCGAATCAACTGCTCATTGATGCTGGCTTAAAACCGGCCAAAGAATTTCATGCGGGACCCGATGACTATAAAAAAATATGCGAAATGGACATTGATCTCGTTTATTGCTGTACCTCTTGGGAGTACCACACCCCTATTGCTGTATATGCGATGAAACACGGAAGTCATACAGCGACTGAATTACCTGCTGGCAAAACTATCGATGAGCTTTGGGAACTCGTGGAAACTTCTGAAGCGACAAAAAAACACTGCATGATGCTGGAAAACACCTGTTATGATTTCTTTGAACTCAATTCTCTCAACATGGTTCGCCATGGTGTGTTTGGTGAGATTACCCATGCCGAAGGTGCCTACATTCATACCATCGTAAAATATATCTCCGGTGAAACTGAAAGTTATTACAAGAATTGGCGTCTCGATGAAAATACCGGTGTACATGGTAGTCTTTATCCCACACACGGCTTAGGTCCCGTAGCTCAATGCATGAATATAAATCGCGGCAATCAATTTGATTATATGGTCTCGATGTCATCGCAGGAAGCGGCTTTCTCTGAGTTTACGCGTCAACATAAACGTCCGGATTTATTAAGAGAGAATTACCGTGGTGACATGAATACCTCTATCATCAAAACGACTTTGGGCCAAACTATCATGGTGCAACATGATGTGAGTACCCCACGTCCTTATAGCCGCATTCATATGCTTCAGGGAAGTCGTGGCATGTTGCGTAAATACCCTCGTGAGGAATATGCACTCATTAGTGATCATGATGGTCATGGCTGGCTCGACGAAGAGGCCAAAAATGCCTTAGAAGAAAAATATAAACATCCACTCATTAAAACCATGGGTGACATCGCCCAAAAAGTCGGTGGACATGGAGGCATGGACTTTATGATGGATTACCGCCTTATCTATTGTCTCAAGAATGGTTTAGCTCTCGATCAAGATGTTTATGATGCGGCTTCATGGTCATCTATCATTCCGCTCAGTATTGATTCTGTGGCTAAACGCTCTGCTTCACTTGACGTACCAGATTTTACTCGAGGCAATTGGAAAACGAATAAACCTTTGGGCATTGTTGATGTTAATCCAAAAAAACTACGCTTGCATGATACCACCCAAGCGAAAGGACAACTCAACGTCCACTAA
- a CDS encoding alpha/beta fold hydrolase, with amino-acid sequence MNKKLLKMAAAVFVTLASTNAIQAADVKSKETKENSLQTSYKEVKVDGIKIFYREAGSKDKPTIVLLHGYPTSSHMFRNLIKDLANDYHVLAPDYPGYGRSDQPAIADFDYTFANMSKIVENFLEVLKVDKFSLYLMDYGAPIGFRIAVKNPAKIESLIIQNGNAYDEGLRDFWKPIKKYWNDYTIENGKALEGFHSLDGLKWQYTHGVQDTSKINPDNWNLDLQHLQRAENAEIQLAMFYDYRTNVTLYPKWQKYFRDHQPPTLIVWGKNDYIFPAEGAHPYKRDLKEVEIHLLDTGHFALEEKGDEIAQHILKFLKKNNIK; translated from the coding sequence ATGAATAAGAAATTATTAAAGATGGCAGCAGCAGTGTTTGTGACTTTAGCATCAACAAATGCCATACAGGCAGCTGATGTGAAAAGTAAAGAAACGAAAGAGAATTCACTACAGACTTCTTACAAAGAAGTTAAAGTAGATGGCATCAAGATCTTTTATCGAGAAGCAGGATCAAAAGATAAGCCGACAATTGTGCTCTTACACGGTTATCCTACATCATCACATATGTTTAGAAATCTCATTAAAGACTTGGCAAATGACTATCATGTCTTGGCACCAGATTATCCTGGTTATGGACGCAGTGATCAACCAGCAATAGCAGATTTTGACTATACTTTTGCCAATATGTCAAAAATTGTCGAGAACTTCCTAGAAGTTTTAAAAGTCGATAAGTTCAGTCTGTATCTAATGGATTATGGTGCTCCTATTGGATTTCGAATTGCGGTTAAAAACCCAGCGAAAATCGAATCTTTGATAATCCAGAATGGCAATGCCTACGATGAGGGCTTACGGGATTTTTGGAAGCCCATCAAAAAATACTGGAATGATTACACAATTGAAAATGGTAAAGCTTTAGAGGGTTTTCATTCACTCGATGGATTGAAGTGGCAATACACACACGGTGTTCAAGATACGTCGAAAATCAATCCAGATAACTGGAATCTTGATTTACAGCATTTGCAACGAGCAGAAAATGCTGAAATTCAGCTCGCAATGTTTTATGATTATCGAACCAACGTCACACTTTACCCAAAATGGCAGAAGTATTTCCGAGATCATCAACCGCCGACACTGATTGTATGGGGCAAGAATGACTATATTTTTCCGGCAGAAGGAGCGCATCCCTACAAAAGAGATCTTAAAGAAGTAGAAATACACTTATTGGACACAGGTCATTTTGCTTTAGAAGAGAAAGGAGATGAGATAGCTCAGCATATTCTGAAATTCTTAAAAAAGAATAATATTAAATAA
- a CDS encoding acyltransferase family protein, which translates to MTNKKEVKSERVLSIDALRGFDMLWLTGGAGVLTSLFATFNIPGLDFLRTQFEHAKWEGMTFEDIIMPLFMYITGCSMVFSFPKRLEREGKKKVYTHVIFRVSLLWLFGMVYQGRLLNLNWAEVYLYNNTLQAIAMGYLGAALILLVKDLRLQISLTVLCLIIYSVILNFTGGDMSLEGNMASKIDNFVLSTHRHGTEYTWVLSSFNFIVTVMLGVFSGALLKNSKQSKKQRVKYLFAYGVLVLLAGYGLSFYEPCIKKIWTSSFTLISGAWCILLLSLFFYVLDVLELRKGAVFFTVIGSNALFAYLVFGYNRFFNSEIFVKQFVYGTEQYFSMFNSIAYSAFTACLGLILTWLVLFYMQKNKIFLKV; encoded by the coding sequence ATGACAAATAAAAAAGAAGTAAAAAGCGAACGAGTTTTGTCGATTGACGCCCTTAGAGGTTTTGATATGTTGTGGCTTACTGGTGGTGCTGGAGTTTTAACGAGTCTCTTTGCAACCTTCAATATTCCTGGACTTGATTTTTTGAGGACTCAATTTGAACACGCAAAATGGGAAGGCATGACTTTTGAAGATATTATCATGCCTTTATTTATGTACATAACGGGCTGTTCAATGGTATTTTCCTTTCCGAAACGGCTTGAAAGAGAAGGTAAGAAAAAAGTTTACACCCACGTTATCTTTCGCGTTAGTTTATTGTGGTTATTCGGCATGGTTTATCAAGGGCGATTACTCAACTTAAATTGGGCTGAAGTCTATTTATACAACAATACCCTTCAAGCCATAGCTATGGGCTATTTAGGGGCTGCTCTCATCCTTCTAGTCAAAGATCTAAGGCTTCAAATTTCCTTGACGGTTTTATGCTTAATTATCTACAGTGTCATACTTAATTTCACGGGTGGCGATATGAGCCTAGAGGGAAATATGGCTTCGAAAATTGATAACTTTGTACTTTCCACTCATCGTCACGGAACCGAATATACCTGGGTATTATCAAGTTTTAACTTTATTGTGACGGTGATGTTAGGTGTGTTCTCAGGGGCGCTCTTAAAAAATTCAAAGCAATCAAAGAAACAACGCGTCAAATATCTGTTTGCCTATGGTGTACTGGTGCTACTCGCCGGTTATGGTTTAAGTTTTTATGAGCCCTGTATTAAAAAGATTTGGACGAGTTCATTCACACTCATATCAGGTGCATGGTGCATCTTATTGTTAAGTCTATTTTTCTATGTGTTAGATGTCTTAGAGCTACGTAAAGGAGCAGTGTTTTTTACTGTCATTGGAAGTAATGCTTTATTTGCGTACCTCGTCTTTGGCTACAATCGTTTTTTCAATAGCGAAATATTTGTGAAGCAATTTGTCTATGGAACAGAGCAGTACTTTTCTATGTTTAACAGCATAGCTTATTCGGCATTTACTGCTTGTTTAGGGTTAATATTGACTTGGCTCGTACTTTTCTACATGCAAAAAAATAAGATTTTTTTGAAAGTTTAA
- a CDS encoding PIG-L deacetylase family protein produces MKILSIHAHFDDFEFVGLGTFELFRQKHGDCCEMKAIICTDGKAGHHLRSREETGAIRLKEQAQSAKLGDFEFELLTLPDGTSPREGALQTDSNLLAALWKTIREFEPDYLFCPPIITDPLLGIHNDHQVVAEAVRKIAYMINVPHCFTPEYPDQELQSKWIKTPVIINYFDEYQKGSITYDFAIDIESVFDLIVACSYCHSSQIKEWLPWVGAHDLKVPADEADWHSTLNDKYFSRSQKLDLIPEKLLEAFTLTSWGNVPTFEQLLEDFPKAIIFNKNEQALKEKLDSWRQ; encoded by the coding sequence ATGAAAATTTTAAGCATCCATGCCCACTTTGATGATTTTGAATTTGTTGGGCTAGGCACTTTTGAACTCTTCAGGCAAAAACACGGTGATTGCTGTGAAATGAAAGCTATTATCTGTACGGATGGAAAAGCTGGTCATCACTTAAGAAGTCGTGAAGAAACCGGTGCCATTAGGCTGAAAGAGCAGGCTCAGTCAGCAAAATTAGGTGATTTTGAATTTGAATTGCTCACGCTTCCCGATGGGACGTCCCCTAGGGAAGGTGCTTTACAGACTGATTCGAATCTCTTGGCCGCTCTCTGGAAAACTATACGCGAATTTGAACCGGATTACCTTTTTTGTCCTCCCATTATTACAGATCCCCTCCTAGGTATACATAATGATCATCAAGTGGTGGCTGAGGCTGTGAGAAAAATAGCTTATATGATTAATGTCCCCCACTGTTTCACACCCGAGTACCCGGATCAAGAGCTTCAATCCAAATGGATCAAAACTCCCGTAATCATCAATTATTTTGATGAATATCAAAAAGGCTCCATTACTTATGATTTTGCCATTGATATCGAATCTGTTTTTGATCTCATTGTGGCTTGCTCATACTGCCATAGCAGTCAAATAAAAGAATGGTTACCTTGGGTGGGTGCACATGATTTAAAGGTCCCCGCAGATGAGGCTGATTGGCATTCTACCTTAAACGATAAATACTTCTCTCGAAGTCAAAAACTGGACCTTATCCCCGAAAAATTATTAGAGGCCTTCACCCTTACTTCTTGGGGTAATGTTCCCACATTTGAACAGCTTCTAGAAGATTTCCCCAAGGCAATTATATTTAATAAAAATGAACAGGCTTTAAAAGAAAAATTAGATTCCTGGCGACAATAG
- a CDS encoding nuclear transport factor 2 family protein has translation MRISKNLKPPFDEKSARLKVRAAEDAWNSRNPERVTSAYSLDSIWRNREQFIKGREDIQDFLSLKWQWETEYRLAKDLWSFSENRIAVRFQYEYKNLSGQWFRAYGNELWEFDQEGLMRRREASINDVAILSSDRLFHWPLGQARPSDHEGI, from the coding sequence ATGCGCATAAGTAAAAATCTAAAACCCCCATTTGATGAAAAATCGGCGCGCTTAAAAGTACGTGCGGCAGAAGATGCATGGAACTCAAGAAATCCAGAAAGAGTTACGAGTGCTTATTCACTTGATTCAATTTGGAGAAACCGTGAGCAATTCATCAAGGGCCGAGAAGATATTCAAGATTTCCTCAGTTTGAAATGGCAATGGGAAACGGAGTATCGACTCGCTAAAGACTTGTGGAGTTTTAGTGAAAATCGCATTGCAGTACGATTTCAGTATGAGTACAAAAACCTGAGCGGTCAATGGTTTAGAGCCTATGGAAATGAATTATGGGAATTTGATCAAGAGGGTTTAATGCGCCGTCGAGAAGCGAGCATTAATGATGTGGCGATTTTATCTAGTGATAGATTATTCCACTGGCCACTCGGTCAAGCCCGACCCTCTGATCATGAGGGGATATAG
- a CDS encoding TetR/AcrR family transcriptional regulator: MKTKKPSKAREKLIVTAERLFYAEGIRTVGIDRVTAEAKVAKMTLYNHFASKDELILEVLKYRDGLINNYFNTQIEQFITEGLSPLAAFFTSLKNWFEGEGFRGCAFLNASAELADRDHPGFAFAVEHKKVFKKLIHEVVIKTKGPEGAAFVPAIFLMVEGAIVTAVLEGNSTSADEAMDASMKLLATI; the protein is encoded by the coding sequence ATGAAAACAAAAAAACCATCTAAGGCCCGCGAAAAATTAATTGTCACTGCCGAGCGTTTATTTTATGCTGAGGGCATACGCACTGTAGGAATTGATCGGGTAACTGCAGAAGCTAAAGTAGCCAAAATGACCCTATATAATCATTTTGCGTCTAAAGATGAGCTCATTCTTGAGGTATTGAAGTATAGAGATGGACTTATAAATAATTATTTTAATACTCAGATCGAACAGTTTATCACTGAGGGACTGAGCCCATTAGCCGCTTTTTTTACAAGCTTAAAAAATTGGTTCGAAGGTGAAGGCTTTCGTGGTTGTGCCTTTCTCAATGCTTCAGCAGAACTCGCGGATCGAGATCACCCTGGATTTGCTTTTGCAGTAGAACATAAAAAAGTTTTTAAGAAATTGATTCACGAAGTCGTGATTAAAACAAAAGGGCCTGAAGGCGCCGCCTTTGTACCGGCAATATTCCTTATGGTAGAGGGAGCGATTGTTACCGCTGTTTTAGAAGGCAATTCGACATCGGCAGACGAAGCCATGGATGCGTCAATGAAATTATTAGCAACGATTTAG